One region of Spirochaetota bacterium genomic DNA includes:
- a CDS encoding RNA polymerase sigma factor RpoD/SigA: MKGADDFNEICISQYFQSIKPIKLLTPEEEVELAKAKGSGDEKAKENLINANLRLVVKIAKNYTSFEPSLIDLIQEGNMGLIRAAEKFDYKMGCRFSTYASYWIKHYITRFIAKRSRAIRIPIRKGDLFKKIRKAQETLTSDMGKEPTFREIADLLGIDENIVSDIMEVFQPTVSLEQPLNDDEFNLYEVVSDEKYQSPDSGIYKWDLHAELEVAMASLMESERRILRMRFGFGDENPVTLKEVGAEFGISAETVRQIESRAMSKIRSRFAHLQDYLQ; the protein is encoded by the coding sequence ATGAAAGGCGCGGATGATTTCAATGAAATCTGTATAAGCCAGTATTTTCAATCGATAAAGCCCATCAAGCTGCTCACCCCGGAGGAAGAGGTTGAGCTTGCGAAGGCAAAAGGCAGCGGCGATGAGAAGGCGAAGGAGAATCTGATAAATGCGAACCTGAGGCTCGTAGTAAAGATCGCAAAAAACTATACGAGTTTCGAGCCGTCGCTCATAGATCTCATCCAGGAAGGGAACATGGGACTTATCCGCGCGGCGGAAAAGTTCGATTACAAGATGGGGTGCCGGTTTTCAACATACGCGTCTTACTGGATCAAGCATTATATCACCAGATTTATCGCGAAGAGAAGCAGGGCGATTCGCATCCCCATCAGGAAGGGCGATCTGTTCAAGAAGATCAGGAAGGCCCAGGAAACGCTTACCAGCGATATGGGCAAGGAGCCCACGTTCAGGGAAATCGCGGATCTCCTGGGGATCGACGAGAACATAGTATCCGATATTATGGAAGTCTTTCAGCCGACCGTTTCCCTGGAACAGCCGCTGAACGACGACGAATTCAACCTCTACGAGGTTGTGAGCGACGAGAAGTACCAGTCGCCCGATTCGGGGATTTACAAGTGGGATCTGCATGCCGAGCTTGAGGTGGCGATGGCCTCCCTCATGGAGAGCGAGCGAAGGATCCTCAGGATGCGGTTCGGGTTTGGCGATGAAAATCCCGTCACCCTCAAAGAGGTGGGCGCGGAGTTCGGTATATCGGCGGAGACGGTCCGCCAGATTGAATCACGGGCGATGAGCAAGATCAGGTCGCGCTTCGCCCACCTGCAGGATTACCTGCAGTAG
- a CDS encoding glyceraldehyde-3-phosphate dehydrogenase: MSGVINPKAPVGVCGIGRIGKLLVWYLSAKGEHDQIVISTGRKTGKGIEDLATYLGYDSTYGAYSRFVSGFGAGKAVEIRDGSLYLNGVKIVWLTDKEHRVPGNIPWSDNGVEVVFDTTGKMSDPTVNDDNALRGHLNHAKKVVLSAPFKIKVKGTPMPDDAITLVGGVNFDRYDAAKHTVVSNASCTTNCCAPPIKALVDHFGDTFISYALTTVHAATNSQNVLDVLPKDGEKDTRKVRSTFNTMIPTSTGAANAVIEVIPEIRNLGIGSQASSIRVPTTTGSIVILDISLMGEYDNDYVNEIFKKYAVRNADIMQYSSEQLVSADIVGSTHSTIYDSKFTHRRTSKRGNSYFTMVDLNFWYDNEFGYVCSLGRLYDLMTGRR; encoded by the coding sequence ATGAGCGGTGTCATAAATCCCAAAGCGCCCGTAGGGGTATGCGGAATCGGGCGGATAGGGAAACTCCTGGTGTGGTATCTTTCCGCAAAGGGTGAACACGACCAGATCGTCATCTCCACGGGAAGGAAAACGGGGAAGGGCATCGAGGACCTTGCGACATACCTCGGGTACGACTCGACCTACGGCGCCTATTCGCGATTCGTGTCGGGGTTCGGCGCCGGTAAAGCGGTCGAGATAAGGGATGGTTCGCTCTACCTGAATGGCGTGAAGATCGTGTGGCTCACCGATAAGGAACACCGTGTGCCGGGAAACATTCCCTGGTCCGATAACGGCGTCGAGGTGGTGTTCGATACCACCGGCAAGATGAGCGATCCGACCGTGAACGACGACAACGCGCTGCGCGGACACCTGAACCACGCGAAGAAGGTGGTGCTTTCCGCGCCGTTCAAGATAAAGGTGAAGGGAACGCCCATGCCGGACGACGCGATCACGCTCGTGGGCGGCGTAAACTTCGACCGCTACGACGCCGCCAAACACACGGTGGTGTCCAACGCCTCCTGCACCACGAACTGCTGCGCGCCGCCCATCAAGGCGCTGGTCGATCATTTCGGCGACACGTTCATTTCCTACGCGCTCACGACCGTGCACGCCGCGACCAATTCCCAGAACGTCCTGGACGTGCTCCCCAAGGACGGGGAAAAGGATACGCGCAAGGTGAGGAGCACCTTCAACACGATGATCCCCACCTCCACGGGCGCGGCGAACGCGGTCATCGAGGTGATCCCGGAGATAAGGAATCTAGGCATAGGGTCGCAGGCGTCCTCGATCCGCGTTCCCACCACGACGGGCTCCATCGTGATACTGGACATTTCCCTCATGGGCGAGTACGACAACGACTACGTGAACGAGATTTTCAAAAAGTACGCCGTGAGAAACGCGGACATCATGCAGTATTCATCGGAACAGCTGGTGAGCGCGGACATCGTGGGAAGCACCCATTCGACCATCTACGATTCCAAGTTCACGCACCGGCGCACATCGAAGCGCGGGAACAGCTACTTCACCATGGTCGATCTTAATTTCTGGTACGACAACGAGTTCGGGTACGTCTGCTCCCTGGGCAGGCTGTACGATCTCATGACGGGGAGGCGTTAG
- a CDS encoding cation transporter, producing the protein MHNDGHDHDHTHGHEHGGHHHHAPLSSGTTLGLVVLFNVAITVAEYAGGILSGSLALISDAGHNLSDVLSLLLGLVGERVSGQGPSTRYSFGLKRFEVLIALVNSLALVLIGAYIVYESVMRYLNPVAVDAAIMLPVACVGLAGNVLSIILLHRKRGDNLNMRAAFLHLFYDAISSLAVIGVGIALFFSPGLLLLDIAVSLVIAVMIVWSSMEIVRESLRIFLQGTPGHLDPDEIYREMMRIPGITGIHGLHIWSVSSSEVFLSCHICLGGEGEPDTDEAIRAVNDMLRERFGITHSAVQVEKVRICSNDGGVCCR; encoded by the coding sequence ATGCATAACGACGGGCACGATCACGACCACACACACGGGCACGAGCATGGCGGTCATCATCACCACGCGCCGCTGTCGAGCGGCACAACGCTTGGCCTGGTGGTCCTTTTCAACGTCGCGATAACGGTGGCGGAATACGCGGGGGGAATCCTATCCGGAAGCCTCGCGCTCATCTCCGACGCGGGGCACAACCTGTCGGACGTGCTTTCGCTGCTGCTGGGGCTCGTGGGCGAGCGCGTTTCGGGACAGGGTCCCAGCACGCGCTACTCGTTCGGGCTCAAACGCTTCGAGGTGCTGATCGCGCTCGTGAATTCGCTTGCCCTGGTGCTCATAGGGGCCTACATCGTGTACGAGTCCGTTATGCGATATCTCAACCCCGTAGCCGTCGACGCGGCGATCATGCTTCCCGTGGCCTGTGTGGGTCTCGCGGGCAACGTGTTATCCATAATTCTGCTCCACCGCAAGCGCGGCGACAACCTCAACATGAGGGCGGCCTTTCTTCACCTCTTCTACGACGCGATATCCTCGCTCGCCGTGATCGGGGTGGGCATCGCGCTCTTCTTTTCTCCCGGGCTCCTGCTCCTGGACATCGCCGTGAGCCTCGTGATCGCGGTCATGATCGTGTGGAGCTCAATGGAAATCGTGCGGGAATCGCTCAGGATTTTCCTTCAGGGAACGCCCGGCCACCTCGATCCCGACGAAATCTATCGCGAGATGATGCGCATCCCGGGCATCACCGGAATCCACGGCCTGCACATCTGGTCGGTGAGCTCGTCGGAGGTTTTCCTCTCATGCCATATCTGCCTGGGCGGGGAAGGGGAGCCGGACACCGACGAGGCCATACGCGCCGTGAACGACATGCTGCGCGAACGTTTCGGGATCACCCATTCCGCGGTGCAGGTGGAAAAGGTGCGGATATGCTCCAACGACGGGGGCGTCTGCTGCCGCTGA